The Streptomyces taklimakanensis nucleotide sequence ACCGTCGGGGGAGGCGCGTCCTCGGCGGTCCCGCCCGGCGGGGCGCGGCATCCGACGCCGTCGAGAGCCCACGCCCACGCCTGCTGCGCATCGACCGTTGTTGCGGTCGGCTTGCAGCAGGGGCGAGAGGATGCGTACCCGGCCCGGTCGACGACCACGCCGCCCCCGGGGGCGGCGTCACCGGACGTCAGCCGGGCGGCAACGTGCCCAGGAACCGGACGTGGGGACGGCCGTCGGGTCCCAGGGGCGCGACGGTGGCGCGCACGCGGTAGACGTCCGCGATGAGCTCCTCGGTGAGGACGTCCCCGGGCGTGCCGTGGGCCACCACGCGGCCTTGCCGCAGCACCAGGAGGTCGTCGCAGTACATCGCGGCCAGGTTCAGGTCGTGCAGGGCGACGACGGTGGTGACGGGCAGGGCGGTCACCAGGGTCAGCAGGTCGAGTTGGTGCTGGACGTCCAGATGGTTGGTCGGTTCGTCCAGCAGGAGTTCGCGGGGCTGCTGGGCGAGGGCACGGGCGATCTGAACGCGCTGGCGCTCACCGCCGGAGAGGGTGCGCCAGGCGCGTTCCGCCTGATCGGTCAGCCCGCACCGTTCCAGAGCGGTGCGGACGGCCCGCTCGTCGGCCGGCGAGGCCGGCGCCCAGGGACGTCGGTGCGGAACGCGGCCCAGGCGCACGACGTCGGCGACGGTCAACTCCACCTGGGTGTCGACCTGCTGCTCGACGACGGCCACGCGCCGGGCGATCGCCCGGCGGCTCAGCTCGCCGAGCGGACGTCCGTCGAGCGTGACCACCCCACAGGCGGGGGCGAGGACGCCGGCGAGCAGACGCAGCAGCGTGGACTTGCCCGAACCGTTCGGTCCCAGCACACCGGTCGTCCCCCTGGGGCGCAGGGCGAGGTCGACCCCGTCCAGGATCAGTCGCCCGCCGGCCGAGCGGGAGATCCGCTCGGCGCGGAGCGTCACGACGCCCCCCGCAGACCCCGGGTGCGGTACAGGACGAGGACGAACGCCGGGACGCCGACCAGCGAGGTCACCACCCCCACCGGCACCTCCTGCGGATCCAGGACGGTGCGGGCCAGGGTGTCGGCCCACACCAGGAACACCGCCCCGGCCAGCGCGCAGGCCGGCAGCAGCCGACCGTGGCCGGGGCCGGTCAGCGCTCGGGCGGCGTGCGGCAGCACCAGGCCGACGAAGCCGATGGCTCCGGCGCTGCTGACGAGCGCGCCGGTCAGCAGGGCGGTGGCGCACAGCAGCACCAGCCGGGTGCGGGCGA carries:
- a CDS encoding ATP-binding cassette domain-containing protein produces the protein MTLRAERISRSAGGRLILDGVDLALRPRGTTGVLGPNGSGKSTLLRLLAGVLAPACGVVTLDGRPLGELSRRAIARRVAVVEQQVDTQVELTVADVVRLGRVPHRRPWAPASPADERAVRTALERCGLTDQAERAWRTLSGGERQRVQIARALAQQPRELLLDEPTNHLDVQHQLDLLTLVTALPVTTVVALHDLNLAAMYCDDLLVLRQGRVVAHGTPGDVLTEELIADVYRVRATVAPLGPDGRPHVRFLGTLPPG